The DNA segment TACGGCAGCGAGACCATGGAGGCGGACCCGAAGCGCCCCACGGCCATCTGGGGCTTCAACGGCACCGACCGGCCGGGCGCCGTCTATCTTGCGGCGACCCTTGCGGGCCACAACCAGAAGGGGTTGCCCGCGTTCGGCATCTACGGACGCGACGTGCAGGACCTCGGTGATTCGACCATTCCCGCGGACGTGCGCGCCAAGATCCTCCGCTTCGTCCGCGCCGGCCTCGCCGTGGCCACGATGCGCGGGGCCTCGTACCTCTCGATGGGCGGCACGAGCATGGGAATCGCCGGGTCCATCGTCGAGCCCGACTTCTTCCACTCATGGCTGGGGATGCGCACGGAAGCCATCGACATGACGGAGTTCGTGGGCCGCATCGAGAAGGGGATCTTCGACGAGGAGGAGTTCGCGGCGGCGCTGAGCTGGGTGCAGGAACGCTGTCCCGAAGGCAAGGATTGGAACTCGAACCCGCGATCGCGCGCGCAGAAGGACGCCGACTGGGAGACGAGCGTGAAGATGGCGCTCATCGCGCGCGATCTCATGGTCGGCAACCCGCGCCTGGCCGAGAAGGGATTCCGCGAACAGGCGCAGGGGCACAACGCGTTGGCCGGCGGATTCCAGGGCCAGCGGCAGTGGACCGACCACTTCCCCAACGGCGATTTCATGGAGGCGATCCTCTGCTCGTCGTTCGACTGGAACGGCATGCGAGAGCCCTTCATGCTCGCCACGGAAAACGACGCGCTCAACGGCGCCTCGATGTTGCTGGGGCACCTGCTCACCGGCACCGCGCAGATGTTCTCCGACGTGCGCACCTACTGGTCTCCGGATGCGGTGCGGCGGGTGATCGGGCGCGATCTCACGGGCCACGGCGAGGAGGGGTTCCTTCACCTCATCAACTCGGGCCCCTCGCCGCTGGACTTCACCGGCGAGCAGTTGGCCAGCGGGAATCCGACGGTGAAGCCGTGGTGGGACGTAACTCCGGGGGATGCCCAGGCGTGCCTCGACGCGACCTTGTGGTGCCCCTCGATGGTCGAGTACTTCCCCGGCGGCGGCTGGTCCACGGACTTCACCACGCGCGGCGGCATGCCGGTCACCATGTTCCGAATCAACCTCGTGAAGGGGCTCGGTCCCGTGCTCCAGATCGCCGAAGGCATGACGATCGCCCTTCCCGACGACATCCACAAGACCCTCGACGAGCGCACGAACCCCACGTGGCCCACGACGTGGTTCGTGCCTCGGGTGACGGGCAAGGGGGCGTTCCGAGATGTGTACACGGTCATGGCGCACTGGGGCGCGAACCACGGGGCGATATCGGCGGGCCACATCGGTGCGGACCTCCTGACGCTCGCCTCGATGGTGCGCATTCCGGTGGAGATGCACAACGTGGACGAGGCGGACGTGTTTCGCCCCACGGCGTGGCACCGGTTCGGCGGCGGCGAGGATTCGTACGGGGCCGACTACCGCGCCTGCGCGGCCTACGGGCCCCTCTATTGACGCAGCGGACCCGTGTGGGAGTGCGGCGATTCATCGACAGTCGCAAAACCCTGGGTGCCATGCCCCCTTGGCGGGTGTGCGGGGGCTTTCGGCTACAACCTTGAACTCACGCCCGTCCAGCGGGCGTGGCACCCGGAGCCCTCCACTGCAGTTTGCGACAGTCTCTTCATCGACGCTCTCTAGAGGTCGACGAACGAGATCAAGAGGCGGCTCATCCGGTTCTCCCGTCTCCGAAACCGGTTGGTCAGGAACAGGGTCCCTGGCACGAACCTGCGCCGCCAAAATCGCCTCAGTTCGTTTCGCATCCGCACCGACGGAGCCTTGCGTTCCCGGCGCCGCTTCTCGGCCCTCCGGCTCGTGGATCGAAAAGGCTGGATCAGGCTGGCCGAGGCGGTGGGATCGAGAAACTCGAACTCGGCGAACTTGGCCTGGACGGCCACCCCCGGAACCGCCTGGTACGTTGTGAGAGCCAGCGCGGGATCGAACAACAGGATGTCCACCGCGTCCTGGTAGGTCGGGAACGCCTCAAGCGCGAAGCGGGCGCACTCGCGCGACATCAGATAGGCGCTGGCGTCGATCGTGCGCTGCATCAGCCGGTAGAGGGCGAGCGGCCCCATCCGGAGGTCCGGCACGTCAGCAAGGTAGATCGGTTTGTCGTAGCTGTTGAGCTTGACCAGATCCACCTCGGAGCGCTCCTCCAAGACCCGCTCGCAGATCTGGACGAAGCCCTTGGCGAGATACACGTCGTCCTCCAAGACGCACCCGTGCCGGCTTTCGCTCTCCGCGATCAGGCGCCAGACCTTGCGATGGCTCTCAAAACACGCGATCTCCGGCGCGGCCAGCCGCCGCGCTCCGTCGACCGCGGGACTCACGCACTCAAGCTCCTCTTCGGTGAGAGTGGCGCCGTCCACGGCGGGCACCCGAACCGGGTCGAGCCCACGGTCGGCGCAGAGGGCTTGCATGAACTGCCACCGCTCGGGCGAGCGGTCGAGATTGATGACGTAGCTGTCCACTACTTCCGCGGCAGCAACGAGGGCGCGCAGGCCAGGTTGTAGGCCATGACCGCCGAATTCGTGCTCGACTGCACGAGATACTCGGGGATCGCATACTCGAGGCGGTCGTTTTGGGTGTGCCACGAAAAGCCATAGTCAGCGCGGCCCGTCTCCATGAAGAAGAATCCGGGCACGCCCTTGGCCAGGAACGAGGCGTGGTCGCTGCCGCCGCCGCGCAGTTCTGGAACGGCGTTCACGGTCTGCGGCAGGTCGGGGAACGCCGCCGCCATGGGTGCGAGCGCCTCTTTGATCATCGCGACCTGGCTCTCCAGGCACGACACGCCGCCCTGGTAGTTCGTCCCTCCGTCGTCCACGAACACTGCGGAGATTCCGTCAAGTTCTGAGGCGTGTTTCTCTACGTAACCCGCGGATCCCAGGAGACCCTGCTCCTCGCCGGACCAGAGCACGAAGCGAATCGTGCGCTTGGGCTTGGCTCCGCTTGCCACAAGGATGCGGGCGGCCTCGAGCATCACCATCGTGCCCGTGCCGTTGTCCACCGCTCCCTGCGAGCCCGGCCCGTTCCACGAGTCCAGGTGCGCGCTGAAGATCACGAACTCGTTCGGCTTCTCGGTGCCCGGGATGTCCGCCACGACGTTGTAGACGGGCTGGGGCCGCAAGAACCGGTTCTCGACGTCGAACTCCAAGACCGTTTCGCGACCGAACTCGAGGTTGCGCACCATCCGGTCCCAGTCGCTCCTTCGCACCGTGAGGCGGACGTCTTTCGGCAGGTGGTCGCGCGACACGTCCTGGAATCGACCGTGCGTGTGCACTCGTTCATCGGCGGAGCCGTAAATGCGGCCGGCGATGCCCGCGGCGTCGAGTTTGGCCTGCACGGCCCGCCACTCGTCGCTGTCCACGGCCTGGGGCCCACGCATGGTGACCGGCGCGCGCATCACGATCCATGCGCCCTGGTAGAGAGCAGGGTTCTTCTCGAACTCGGCGAGGGTCGCGGGCTCCATCGCGGCAGGCGCGCGTACAAGGCCCTTGGTGCCGGCGGTCCACGCGTTCGTGGTGAATTCGATCGGGACGTCGAACGGCTTCACCATGCGTGCGAACTGCCGCGGTCCCCGCTCGAACCCGACCGGCACGACGCCCCATTCCTCCAGGTGCACGTTCTGCAGCCCGAACTCGCGGAACTTGCCCGCGGTCCACTCGCAGGCGCGCTGAAGTTGGGGCGAACCGGTCAACCGCGGCCCGATGCGCTGGGTGAGGTACGTGAGGTGGCGCATCACCTGGTTGTGCTGCTTGCCCTCGTCGAGAATGCGCGCGATCGTCGCGGCATCGCCTTGGCCGAGGGCGAAGGGGGCCACCCATGCGGCAAGCAGGGCGACGGAAAGGCCTCGTAGCTTCATGGGAGCAAAGTTACCCCGGCCTCGCCCGGGCCGGGGAAAGACGCACGCAAAGAACGCCCCAGGCCCAAGGCCCAAGGCCCAAGAACAACCGGGCCCAAGGACCAAGGACGAAGGACCAAGAACGAACCCTACCGTCCGGCCGGAGGCGGCGTCGGGCGTGGGAGCAGGGTCGGTGCGCACGCGACGATGTACGATGCCGCCGCACTGTTCGTGGACGACTGCACCAGGTACTCGGGGATCGCCTTTTCATACCGGTCGTGCTGCGTGTGGTGCACGAAGTTGTAGTCCGAAGTTCCGGTCTCGAACCAGAAGAATCCGGGCACACCCACGGCGTTGAACGACGCGTGGTCGCTGCCTCCGCCAGGCGGAATGCGGTCTCCGACCCGAATCTGCATCGGCATGTCCGGGAACGCGTCCATCGCCGGCTTGAACGCCTGCGCCAGCATCGATTCCATCTCCTTGGTGCACGACACGCCACCCTGGTAGTTGGTGCCGCCGTCGTCCACAAACACCGCCGAGATCTTGTCCATCTCGTCCTTATGGGCCTGCACGTAAGCGCGCGAGCCGAAAAGGCCCTGCTCCTCGCCGGTCCACATGATGAAGCGGATGGTCCGTTTCGGCTTGGCGCCGGCCTTCATGAGGATGCGCGCGGCCTCGAGCGCCACCATCGTGCCCGTGCCGTTGTCCAACGCGCCCTGCGATCCGGGGCCGTCCCACGAATCGAGGTGCCCGCTCACGATCACCACCTCGTCCGGGCGCTCGGTCCCCGGGATCTCGGCCACGACGTTGTTGAGCTGGCGCGGCCCCTTCACAAAACGCTGCTCCATGTCGAATTCGAGCTCGACGTTCTTGCCTGCGTCGATCTGTTCGAAGATCGCGTCCATGTCGCTCTTGCGGATCGTCGGCCGCACCTCGGTGGGCAGCGCGTCCCACGTGATGTTGTAGCGGCCGCTGGTGAGGACCAGCTCGTTGCGCGAGCCCGACACGATTCCCGCGATGCCGGCATCGGCCACCGCCTCCTGGACCTGCTTCTGCTCGTCGGTGAGCTGGGGACCCCGGCGCCCCCCGGCGGCGGTGCGCCGCAGGACCCATGCGCCCTTGAGCGAGTCCTTGACCTTCTCGAAGTCGGCCATGGTGGCCGGCTCGGGAACGGCCTTGCCGCGGACGGGCCCGTTGGTGCCCGGAGTCCATGAGGGCGAGGTGAATTCGAAAGTGCGCTCCACGGGGGCCACCATCTTCGCGGACTGGCGCTTGCCGCGCTCGAAGCCCACTTCCCACTCGCCCCACTGCTCCAGGTGCACGTTCTGGAGGCCGTACTCCCTAAACTTGGACATGGTCCATTCGCAGGCTCGCTCAAGCTGCGGCGAGCCCGTGAGTCGGGGGCCGATTTCACTGGTGAGGTAGGCGAGATGCTGCATCACCTGGTTGTGATTCTTGCCTTCGTCGACGATCTTGGCCACGGTGGCGGGATCCGCCTGTCCAAAGACAAACACCCCCGCCGCCGCAACGAGCAACGTTGCGGAAATTCGTTTCATAATTCCTCCGAAGGACACTACGTTCGACAGGTCCCGAATCGCTCCTGCGTGGCGGGCACGGATCGGGCCTTTTGTGCGTTCTTACCAAATGATGGTGCGCTGGTCGGTTCCCCTGCTCTTTGCCCTCCTGGTCGCCGGTTGCCGCATGGATCCCTCGGCCGACGTCGTCGGGACGTGGGGAGTGGATTTGGCAAGTTCGAAGCTTCCCTCGACCAGCCCCGAGCAGGTCCTTTTCGCCCAAGCCGCCCTTTCGACCGTCCGCGTCGAGATCCGCGCGGATGGCTCGTTCGAGTTGAACTTGATGAAGTCCCAGAAGGGGACATGGAAGTACGACGGCGAGACCCTGTACCTCTCTCCCGAGTCAGGTTCCCGGGGCGCCCGGTCGCTGCGATTCATCGAGGGCCAAGGCGAAGTCAAGATGCGGTTCCTCTCGAAGGAAAACCGCTTGGAGTGGAAGCTCGAGAGCCCGATCAACGCGACCCTGCGGCTGATGCGTGTCGCCGAAGAGACCAAGGCTTAGGGCCACGCCGATGCTCGTCGACGTGGCCTTCAAAAGCGCGGCTAGCGCCGCCGCCGTCGCGCCAAGAGCCCCATGCCCGCTGCAAGGACGAGCATCGTCATCGGCTCTGGGACGGCAAACCCGGTCACCACGACGACCTGGTCTCCACCACCGAAGGTTGAGAAGAGGAAGTCGCCGGTCAGGGGGTCGATGTAGGCGCCCTCCGCACCCGAGAGCCCGACCATGAAGTCGCGCCGCGTTCCAACGATGGGATCTCCGTTGGCGT comes from the Fimbriimonadaceae bacterium genome and includes:
- a CDS encoding glycosyltransferase family 25 protein produces the protein MDSYVINLDRSPERWQFMQALCADRGLDPVRVPAVDGATLTEEELECVSPAVDGARRLAAPEIACFESHRKVWRLIAESESRHGCVLEDDVYLAKGFVQICERVLEERSEVDLVKLNSYDKPIYLADVPDLRMGPLALYRLMQRTIDASAYLMSRECARFALEAFPTYQDAVDILLFDPALALTTYQAVPGVAVQAKFAEFEFLDPTASASLIQPFRSTSRRAEKRRRERKAPSVRMRNELRRFWRRRFVPGTLFLTNRFRRRENRMSRLLISFVDL
- a CDS encoding M20/M25/M40 family metallo-hydrolase, giving the protein MKLRGLSVALLAAWVAPFALGQGDAATIARILDEGKQHNQVMRHLTYLTQRIGPRLTGSPQLQRACEWTAGKFREFGLQNVHLEEWGVVPVGFERGPRQFARMVKPFDVPIEFTTNAWTAGTKGLVRAPAAMEPATLAEFEKNPALYQGAWIVMRAPVTMRGPQAVDSDEWRAVQAKLDAAGIAGRIYGSADERVHTHGRFQDVSRDHLPKDVRLTVRRSDWDRMVRNLEFGRETVLEFDVENRFLRPQPVYNVVADIPGTEKPNEFVIFSAHLDSWNGPGSQGAVDNGTGTMVMLEAARILVASGAKPKRTIRFVLWSGEEQGLLGSAGYVEKHASELDGISAVFVDDGGTNYQGGVSCLESQVAMIKEALAPMAAAFPDLPQTVNAVPELRGGGSDHASFLAKGVPGFFFMETGRADYGFSWHTQNDRLEYAIPEYLVQSSTNSAVMAYNLACAPSLLPRK
- a CDS encoding M20/M25/M40 family metallo-hydrolase → MKRISATLLVAAAGVFVFGQADPATVAKIVDEGKNHNQVMQHLAYLTSEIGPRLTGSPQLERACEWTMSKFREYGLQNVHLEQWGEWEVGFERGKRQSAKMVAPVERTFEFTSPSWTPGTNGPVRGKAVPEPATMADFEKVKDSLKGAWVLRRTAAGGRRGPQLTDEQKQVQEAVADAGIAGIVSGSRNELVLTSGRYNITWDALPTEVRPTIRKSDMDAIFEQIDAGKNVELEFDMEQRFVKGPRQLNNVVAEIPGTERPDEVVIVSGHLDSWDGPGSQGALDNGTGTMVALEAARILMKAGAKPKRTIRFIMWTGEEQGLFGSRAYVQAHKDEMDKISAVFVDDGGTNYQGGVSCTKEMESMLAQAFKPAMDAFPDMPMQIRVGDRIPPGGGSDHASFNAVGVPGFFWFETGTSDYNFVHHTQHDRYEKAIPEYLVQSSTNSAAASYIVACAPTLLPRPTPPPAGR
- a CDS encoding L-fucose isomerase, producing the protein MAPLTQCSPMNRLRGPLPKLGIRPTIDGRYGGVRESLEEVTMGMARSVAALVQGEVRHACGLPVEVVIADTCVGGVAEAAECAAKFDREGVGVSLTVTPCWCYGSETMEADPKRPTAIWGFNGTDRPGAVYLAATLAGHNQKGLPAFGIYGRDVQDLGDSTIPADVRAKILRFVRAGLAVATMRGASYLSMGGTSMGIAGSIVEPDFFHSWLGMRTEAIDMTEFVGRIEKGIFDEEEFAAALSWVQERCPEGKDWNSNPRSRAQKDADWETSVKMALIARDLMVGNPRLAEKGFREQAQGHNALAGGFQGQRQWTDHFPNGDFMEAILCSSFDWNGMREPFMLATENDALNGASMLLGHLLTGTAQMFSDVRTYWSPDAVRRVIGRDLTGHGEEGFLHLINSGPSPLDFTGEQLASGNPTVKPWWDVTPGDAQACLDATLWCPSMVEYFPGGGWSTDFTTRGGMPVTMFRINLVKGLGPVLQIAEGMTIALPDDIHKTLDERTNPTWPTTWFVPRVTGKGAFRDVYTVMAHWGANHGAISAGHIGADLLTLASMVRIPVEMHNVDEADVFRPTAWHRFGGGEDSYGADYRACAAYGPLY